In Silene latifolia isolate original U9 population chromosome 3, ASM4854445v1, whole genome shotgun sequence, a single window of DNA contains:
- the LOC141646093 gene encoding uncharacterized protein LOC141646093: protein MGLVVVISLPLILFCILLGFGCYFLGRKRGRQEAHAQVFGVPMPPPGSHPTSPYTKPADNNV from the coding sequence ATGGGGTTGGTAGTTGTGATATCTCTGCCATTAATCTTATTTTGCATATTGTTGGGATTTGGGTGTTACTTCCTTGGAAGAAAAAGAGGAAGACAAGAAGCTCATGCCCAAGTTTTCGGGGTTCCGATGCCTCCCCCAGGATCCCATCCTACTTCCCCTTACACCAAGCCAGCTGACAATAATGTTTAG
- the LOC141649086 gene encoding protein FAR1-RELATED SEQUENCE 5-like, which yields MRCIRESSFFDGDAWRFSRVGRNIATEFTPTIGQTFATLDEGIQFYETYAIACGFEPRKSSTKRFRSSGDIRTKLIVCHREGFRDSKPTILPITGEEEEPMVKASNPKKTKVTRIGCKARIFFRFIIKEIDQVQVPFFVVDQFHAAHNHRLSPLKYREFQKKYRNLALQHKQTIVDNCKVNIGPTSTFRSVKEYVDGYENIGASLTEFKNFGREIKCFIGLKDAQMFVDQLEHLHETQEGFYFAYDIDQNKCLFRVFWADAAARRNYALYGEAATFDPTYSTNKYDMIFAPFTGVDHHKKSVTFGASLMSRENDQNFKWIFTKFLDCMGGKEPHCFFTDQCPAMKIAVPAAFTIAAHRYCMWHIMKKLPEKRQRWIPAYYRDIPLGCLLRTTQRSESANSFFKRFENPHGTLVEFWMRFQSAMDQQRYTQKSLDRDSDHSLPQTKTLLSLEVHASTVYTHALFYEFQQQCVDSLNSCSAGDSSREGSTRFLEVEDSIFNKTYTVAFNPSTFDATCSCKLFERKGYICKHIILDFIRHLDKISSLVFEKLTKHQELEMLLGVKSSSEVRILPPVQSKNKGTGKRLMSKKDQSIAKAQKPKRFCNNCKQMAHHDKRNCPNPAVDTSQHSFDHESDISSLVDSD from the exons ATGAGGTGCATCCGGGAATCGTCTTTCTTTGATGGTGACGCCTGGAGGTTCTCAAGAGTGGGTCGAAATATTGCAACTGAATTTACACCTACAATAGGACAAACTTTTGCTACGTTAGACGAGGGTATACAGTTTTATGAGACTTATGCAATAGCATGTGGTTTTGAACCAAGGAAATCTTCAACGAAAAGGTTTCGTAGTAGTGGAGATATTAGGACAAAATTGATTGTGTGTCACCGGGAAGGATTTAGGGATTCTAAGCCGACAATATTACCCATTACTGGTGAGGAGGAGGAGCCAATGGTCAAGGCCTCTAATCCGAAGAAGACTAAGGTTACTAGGATTGGTTGTAAAGCTAGGATTTTCTTTAGATTTATTATTAAAGAAATTgaccaagttcaagtgccattcTTTGTTGTTGATCAGTTTCATGCTGCCCATAACCACCGTCTCTCTCCACTCAAGTATAGAGAATTTCAGAAAAAATATAGGAACCTTGCTTTGCAACATAAACAAACCATCGTTGATAATTGCAAGGTTAATATTGGCCCAACCTCTACTTTCAGGTCCGTCAAGGAATATGTTGATGGCTATGAAAATATTGGAGCTTCTTTGACTGAGTTTAAGAATTTTGGAAGGGAAATCAAGTGTTTTATAGGTCTTAAGGATGCTCAAATGTTTGTAGACCAGTTGGAACACCTTCATGAAACCCAGGAAGGTTTTTATTTTGCCTATGATATTGATCAGAATAAGTGTTTGTTTCGTGTATTTTGGGCTGATGCAGCAGCACGTCGTAATTACGCTCTATACGGTGAGGCGGCGACTTTTGACCCAACCTATTCAACTAATAAGTACGACATGATCTTTGCTCCCTTTACTGGTGTTGATCATCACAAGAAGTCCGTCACTTTTGGCGCTTCGCTTATGTCTAGGGAGAATGACCAGAATTTTAAatggattttcacaaaatttttagATTGTATGGGTGGGAAGGAACCCCATTGCTTTTTTACCGATCAATGTCCTGCTATGAAAATTGCAGTCCCTGCTGCTTTTACGATCGCTGCCCATCgctattgcatgtggcatattatgaagaaattacctgaaaag CGGCAACGTTGGATTCCGGCGTATTATCGTGATATTCCTCTTGGTTGTCTTTTAAGAACAACGCAACGCTCTGAGAGCGCAAACAGCTTCTTTAAGCGGTTTGAGAATCCTCATGGCACacttgttgagttttggatgcgctTTCAAAGTGCTATGGATCAGCAACGCTACACCCAAAAATCTCTTGACAGAGATAGTGATCACTCCCTACctcaaaccaaaacccttcttagCCTTGAGGTTCATGCATCGACTGTTTATACGCACGCTCTCTTTTATGAATTCCAACAGCAGTGCGTTGATTCTCTAAACTCATGTAGTGCTGGTGATTCTTCAAGGGAGGGCAGTACAAGGTTCCTAGAAGTTGAAGATTCTATCTTCAATAAGACTTACACTGTCGCATTTAATCCTTCAACATTTGATGCAACATGTTCCTGCAAGCTGTTTGAGAGGAAGGGCTACATATGTAAACACATCATCCTGGATTTTATCAG ACATTTAGACAAAATTTCAAGTCTGGTctttgaaaaattgactaaacacCAAGAGTTGGAGATGCTCCTTGGGGTTAAGTCTTCATCTGAGGTCCGTATACTACCTCCTGTTCAATCAAAAAACAAGGGTACTGGCAAGAGGTTGATGTCCAAGAAAGATCAGTCTATTGCAAAGGCACAAAAGCCGAAAAGATTTTGCAATAattgtaaacaaatggcacatcATGATAAGCGGAATTGCCCTAATCCAGCTGTTGATACATCACAACACTCGTTTGATCATGAATCCGAT ATTTCTTCACTTGTTGATAGTGATTAA